In Natronococcus occultus SP4, the following proteins share a genomic window:
- a CDS encoding electron transfer flavoprotein subunit alpha/FixB family protein, translating to MILALVEHDGGAPEETSLEALALARELADAEDRALAAVAFGDGAAALADVLGAHGVAELHHVAHDRLERYAPDAWAESVVQLADDRGAATIVGPGTDRGHDVLARVGAKLDAPLATNCLEVEVDDGAYELRRNRWGGSLIEHARLEGERKLLTAAEHEFPAEPASSATEPTVSAFEPDLEDAHLAVQLDRVETGDEEGIPLGEARVVVGGGRGVGSAEDYDQLEELAELLGGTVGASRAAVNEGWRPHDDQVGQTGAKISPDVYIACGISGAVQHMVGCKGADSILAINTDSEAAIVQKADWAVVADLHEVVPALNEALREAD from the coding sequence ATGATCCTCGCGTTGGTCGAACACGACGGCGGGGCGCCCGAGGAGACCTCCCTCGAGGCGCTGGCGCTGGCCCGCGAGCTGGCCGACGCCGAGGACCGGGCGCTGGCGGCCGTCGCCTTCGGCGACGGGGCCGCGGCGCTGGCCGACGTCCTCGGCGCCCACGGCGTCGCGGAGCTCCACCACGTTGCCCACGACCGCCTCGAGCGCTACGCGCCCGACGCGTGGGCGGAGAGCGTCGTCCAGCTCGCCGACGACCGCGGGGCAGCGACGATCGTCGGTCCGGGAACCGACCGCGGGCACGACGTCCTCGCACGCGTCGGCGCGAAACTCGACGCGCCGCTGGCGACGAACTGTCTCGAAGTCGAGGTCGACGACGGCGCCTACGAGCTCCGGCGGAACCGCTGGGGCGGTAGCCTGATCGAGCACGCCCGCCTCGAGGGCGAGCGAAAGCTGCTGACGGCCGCCGAACACGAGTTCCCGGCCGAACCCGCGTCGTCCGCGACCGAGCCGACCGTCTCCGCGTTCGAACCCGATCTCGAGGACGCACACCTCGCGGTCCAGCTCGACCGCGTCGAGACGGGCGACGAAGAGGGGATCCCGCTGGGCGAGGCCCGGGTCGTCGTCGGCGGGGGACGAGGCGTCGGCAGCGCCGAGGACTACGATCAGCTCGAGGAGCTGGCGGAGCTGCTGGGTGGAACCGTCGGGGCCTCCCGGGCCGCTGTCAACGAGGGGTGGCGCCCCCACGACGACCAGGTCGGCCAGACGGGCGCGAAGATCAGCCCTGACGTCTACATCGCCTGCGGGATCAGCGGCGCCGTCCAGCACATGGTCGGCTGCAAGGGTGCCGATTCGATCCTGGCGATCAACACCGACTCCGAGGCGGCGATCGTCCAGAAGGCCGACTGGGCCGTCGTCGCCGACCTCCACGAGGTCGTGCCGGCGTTGAACGAGGCGCTCCGGGAGGCCGACTGA
- a CDS encoding electron transfer flavoprotein subunit beta/FixA family protein yields the protein MKVLACIKRVPNTGAKIVLTDDEQRIDTSGLGFTMSPHEECAIEEAVAKVETHGGSTHVLTLGPPEAEEQLRTGLAMQADEATLLETDGAEWSPRATADALADGIERVADEDGAFDLLLFGNESADAANYQVGVRVANALGYPCVTGIKDLDVEDGTAIARREISGGEEVYELDLPAVVTVKEGLNEPRYASMRAKMQARQQEIERLEPEAEPRTDGLEKVRLEAPETDDSPAEVLGEGPEAVPEIVAVLEEEVEVV from the coding sequence ATGAAGGTACTCGCCTGTATCAAACGCGTCCCGAACACGGGCGCTAAGATCGTCCTCACCGACGACGAGCAACGGATCGACACGAGCGGGCTGGGGTTTACGATGAGCCCCCACGAGGAGTGTGCGATCGAGGAGGCCGTCGCGAAGGTCGAGACTCACGGCGGCTCGACCCACGTCCTTACCCTCGGCCCGCCCGAAGCGGAGGAACAGCTCCGGACGGGACTGGCCATGCAGGCCGACGAGGCAACGCTGCTCGAGACCGACGGTGCGGAGTGGTCCCCGCGGGCGACCGCGGACGCGCTCGCCGACGGAATCGAACGGGTCGCCGACGAGGACGGCGCCTTCGACCTGCTGTTGTTCGGCAACGAGTCGGCCGACGCGGCCAACTACCAGGTCGGCGTCCGCGTCGCGAACGCGCTCGGCTACCCCTGTGTCACGGGGATCAAGGACCTCGACGTCGAGGACGGGACGGCGATCGCGAGACGCGAGATCTCCGGCGGAGAGGAGGTCTACGAACTCGATCTGCCAGCCGTCGTGACAGTCAAGGAAGGACTCAACGAGCCCCGCTACGCCTCGATGCGGGCCAAGATGCAGGCCCGTCAGCAGGAGATCGAGCGCCTCGAACCCGAGGCCGAGCCCCGAACGGACGGCCTCGAGAAGGTCCGCCTGGAAGCGCCCGAGACCGACGACTCGCCCGCCGAGGTGCTGGGCGAGGGGCCCGAGGCGGTCCCGGAGATCGTCGCCGTCCTCGAGGAAGAGGTCGAGGTCGTATGA
- a CDS encoding GcvT family protein, which yields MSDAVPSSARTVVIGAGIVGNSLAYHLAKQGREDILLLDKGPLPDPGGSTGHASNFLMPVEHSKEMTHLTRRSIEQYEDMDTFTNSGGIEVARTEERMEELRRRVQSAKAWGEPGRMLSVAEIEEMVPYVNTDIIEGGFYSPGAGTCDPLRAGEVMRARAEEYTDGGLTVSPNTTVLDLHVEDGAITAVETDRGTVEADEVAIACGLWSPKIAAMAGAEIPLTPAVHQMVSVGPISFFEEYEGEISFPVVRDMDTQMYERQHGNDLEVGSYQHRPILWDVDEIPSIDEAPLSPTQPPLTDDAFEQSMHDALEIVPELLDDPEAGVRHEIDGLLSVTPDGAPLLGPLQDVDGLWSCAAVWIKEAPAVGEAVAQWMTRGWSDIDLHGSDVNRFYEYGTSRQFVKNRAHEGFQKIYGIVHPHEQWQSSRPLRTSPFYDRQDELDARFFEAAGWERPQWYESNEDLLERYADDLEGLERPNEWDSRWWSPIILAEHLHMRDEVAMVGDMGFGIFDFVGEDACEFLEGMAVGRIDVDVGKTVYTPILAENGGFVSDLTIARIGPDHFRLITGGAAAGSDRAWFGSHIPEDADVTMIDNTESLCTLGVWGPTARKVVQSVAEEDVSHEAFPPYTARELTIGEIDAWAMRLSYVGERGWELYAPMGQGRRLWELLEDAGADHDIRPVGMGVYGTTGRMEKGYRLYGHELELEYDPSEAGLTFHGVKDADFVGKEAYAEAVETENAATLCTLSVADHAPEDGERRFMLGGEPVLDDDGEVIVDEEGRESYVTSAGTGPTVGKHLLMAYLPPEYAVEGRELAVEYMGQQYPVEVEVAGSEPLFDPANDRIRS from the coding sequence ATGAGCGACGCCGTCCCCTCGAGTGCGAGGACGGTCGTCATCGGCGCGGGGATCGTCGGCAACAGCCTCGCGTACCACCTCGCGAAACAGGGGCGGGAGGATATCCTGTTGCTGGACAAGGGACCGCTGCCGGATCCCGGCGGTTCGACGGGTCACGCGTCGAACTTCCTGATGCCGGTCGAGCACTCCAAGGAGATGACCCACCTCACCCGCCGGAGCATCGAGCAGTACGAGGACATGGACACCTTCACGAACAGCGGCGGGATCGAGGTGGCCCGGACCGAAGAGCGCATGGAAGAGCTCCGACGGCGCGTTCAGTCCGCGAAGGCCTGGGGCGAGCCCGGACGCATGCTCTCGGTCGCGGAGATCGAGGAGATGGTTCCCTACGTCAACACCGACATCATCGAGGGTGGCTTCTACAGCCCGGGTGCGGGGACCTGCGATCCGCTACGGGCCGGCGAGGTAATGCGGGCCCGCGCGGAAGAGTACACCGACGGCGGGCTGACGGTGTCGCCAAATACGACGGTGCTGGATCTCCACGTCGAGGACGGCGCGATCACCGCGGTCGAGACGGACCGGGGAACCGTCGAGGCCGACGAGGTCGCCATCGCCTGCGGGCTCTGGAGTCCGAAGATCGCCGCGATGGCCGGCGCCGAGATCCCGCTGACGCCGGCGGTCCACCAGATGGTCAGCGTCGGTCCGATCTCCTTTTTTGAGGAGTACGAGGGTGAGATCTCCTTCCCCGTTGTCCGGGATATGGACACCCAGATGTACGAGCGCCAGCACGGCAACGACCTCGAGGTCGGCTCCTACCAGCACCGCCCGATCCTCTGGGACGTCGACGAGATCCCCTCGATCGACGAGGCGCCGCTGTCGCCGACCCAGCCGCCGCTGACCGACGACGCGTTCGAGCAGTCGATGCACGACGCCCTCGAGATCGTTCCCGAACTGCTGGACGATCCCGAGGCCGGCGTCCGCCACGAGATCGACGGCCTGCTGTCGGTCACCCCCGACGGGGCGCCGCTTCTGGGGCCGCTACAGGACGTCGACGGGCTGTGGTCCTGTGCCGCGGTCTGGATCAAGGAGGCACCCGCCGTCGGCGAGGCCGTCGCCCAGTGGATGACTCGTGGCTGGTCCGACATCGACCTCCACGGCTCGGACGTCAACCGGTTCTACGAGTACGGCACTTCGAGGCAGTTCGTCAAGAACCGCGCCCACGAGGGGTTCCAGAAGATCTACGGCATCGTCCACCCCCACGAGCAGTGGCAGAGCTCCCGCCCGCTGCGCACGAGTCCGTTCTACGACCGCCAGGACGAACTCGACGCGCGCTTTTTCGAGGCCGCGGGCTGGGAACGGCCCCAGTGGTACGAGTCAAACGAGGACCTCCTCGAGCGCTACGCCGACGATCTCGAGGGGCTCGAACGGCCCAACGAGTGGGACTCGCGGTGGTGGTCTCCCATTATTCTGGCCGAACACCTCCACATGCGCGACGAGGTCGCGATGGTCGGCGATATGGGCTTTGGCATCTTCGATTTCGTCGGCGAGGACGCCTGCGAGTTCCTCGAGGGGATGGCCGTCGGCCGGATCGACGTCGACGTCGGGAAGACGGTGTACACGCCGATCCTTGCGGAAAACGGCGGCTTCGTCTCCGATCTGACGATCGCCCGGATCGGCCCCGATCACTTCCGGCTGATCACGGGCGGGGCGGCCGCGGGCTCCGATCGGGCCTGGTTCGGGAGTCACATCCCCGAGGACGCCGACGTCACGATGATCGACAACACCGAGTCGCTGTGTACGCTGGGCGTCTGGGGGCCAACGGCCCGCAAGGTCGTCCAGTCTGTCGCCGAGGAGGACGTCTCCCACGAGGCGTTCCCGCCGTACACCGCCCGGGAGCTCACGATCGGCGAGATCGACGCCTGGGCGATGCGGCTCTCCTACGTCGGCGAGCGGGGCTGGGAGCTCTACGCCCCGATGGGTCAGGGCCGACGGCTCTGGGAGCTGCTCGAGGACGCCGGCGCGGACCACGACATCCGCCCCGTCGGGATGGGCGTCTACGGCACCACCGGCCGCATGGAGAAGGGGTACCGCCTCTACGGTCACGAGCTCGAGCTGGAGTACGACCCCTCGGAGGCGGGCCTGACCTTCCACGGGGTCAAGGACGCCGACTTCGTCGGGAAGGAGGCCTACGCCGAGGCCGTAGAGACCGAGAACGCGGCGACGCTGTGTACCCTCTCCGTTGCCGACCACGCGCCCGAGGACGGGGAGCGCCGGTTCATGCTCGGCGGCGAGCCCGTCCTCGACGACGACGGCGAGGTGATCGTCGACGAGGAGGGTCGCGAGTCCTACGTGACCAGCGCGGGGACGGGGCCGACCGTCGGCAAACACCTCCTGATGGCGTACCTTCCACCGGAGTACGCCGTGGAGGGCCGCGAGCTCGCGGTCGAGTACATGGGCCAGCAGTACCCCGTCGAAGTCGAAGTCGCCGGCAGCGAGCCGCTGTTCGACCCCGCAAACGACCGCATCCGGAGCTAA